One Mauremys mutica isolate MM-2020 ecotype Southern chromosome 9, ASM2049712v1, whole genome shotgun sequence DNA segment encodes these proteins:
- the LOC123376859 gene encoding uncharacterized protein F54H12.2-like has protein sequence MAFVHCGSEECAKSELDLFQIAPTQTSIEKSIYIEVPPLSAVTESAPIDFFIAGNGIDYMDLNNTLLYLCCKIVKGDGTELAADAEVGLVNYPVASIFSQLDVTLGDRLVSQSNNCYPYRAFIESVLNYSDDTLATQFSAGLFYKDTAGQHEKTELDGRNLGFVRRAKLTAESRTVELLGHLHSDLFFQEKLLLNGVDVKIKLTRSKDAFCLMGSAAEGFKLRIVSASLFVKKVRVAPGVRLGHAEALLASNAKYPVDRVGMKVFSIPAGSRVPTKPLQPDFEAGRCVREYMNLVQTAGKHMKDRSLLIDREEFAQGYTLFAFDLSPDQECADHYSLIKTGNLRAEIRFGKALTVTVNMIVYGVFDNVIEINQRRNVLFDYM, from the exons ATGGCTTTTGTTCACTGCGGGTCTGAAGAGTGCGCCAAATCCGAACTAGACTTGTTTCAAATAGCCCCTACGCAGACCAGCATCGAAAAAAGCATTTACATTGAGGTGCCACCTCTATCGGCCGTTACGGAGTCTGCCCCCATTGACTTTTTTATAGCAGGGAATGGCATAGATTATATGGATTTAAACAACACGCTGCTTTACCTGTGTTGCAAGATTGTAAAAGGAGACGGAACTGAACTTGCCGCGGACGCCGAAGTGGGCCTGGTGAATTACCCTGTGGCCTCTATTTTCAGCCAGTTGGATGTTACTCTGGGAGACCGCCTTGTAAGCCAAAGCAACAATTGTTATCCTTACAGGGCCTTTATAGAATCAGTGCTCAATTACAGCGATGACACCCTCGCCACGCAATTTTCTGCCGGTCTGTTTTACAAAGACACTGCTGGACAACATGAAAAAACAGAGTTGGATGGAAGGAATCTAGGGTTTGTGAGGCGTGCAAAGCTGACGGCCGAAAGCAGAACGGTAGAGCTGCTGGGCCATCTACACAGTGACctgttttttcaagaaaaacttttGTTAAACGGAGTGGATGTGAAAATTAAACTGACGCGCAGTAAAGACGCTTTCTGTTTAATGGGCAGCGCGGCTGAAGGCTTTAAACTGCGCATTGTATCAGCGTCCCTTTTTGTGAAGAAAGTACGGGTGGCCCCGGGTGTCCGTCTGGGGCACGCGGAGGCCCTGCTTGCCTCTAATGCTAAATACCCCGTGGACCGTGTGGGAATGAAAGTGTTTAGCATCCCTGCGGGCAGCAGG GTACCGACCAAGCCTCTGCAACCGGACTTCGAGGCAGGACGCTGCGTGAGAGAATACATGAATCTGGTACAGACAGCTGGTAAACACATGAAAGATCGTTCTTTGTTAATTGACCGGGAGGAGTTTGCACAGGGTTACACCTTGTTTGCCTTTGACCTGTCTCCCGACCAGGAATGTGCAGATCATTATTCCCTAATTAAAACTGGGAACCTGAGAGCAGAAATACGTTTTGGAAAGGCTTTGACAGTCACCGTTAATATGATCGTGTATGGGGTTTTTGACAATGTCATAGAGATAAATCAGAGAAGAAACGTTCTGTTTGACTACATGTGA